In Populus trichocarpa isolate Nisqually-1 chromosome 12, P.trichocarpa_v4.1, whole genome shotgun sequence, a genomic segment contains:
- the LOC7484436 gene encoding protein-L-isoaspartate O-methyltransferase 1 isoform X2 has translation METIDRALFVPDGTPAYVDSPIAIGYNATISAPHMHATCLQLLEENLKSGMHVLDVGSGTGYLTACFALMVGPQGRAVGVEHIPELAGSSIKNIKKSAAAPLLKEGSLSIHVGDGRQGWPEFAPYDAIHVGAAAPEIPQPLLDQLKPGGRMVIPVGNIFQDLKVIDKNEDGSISVRSETSVRYVPLTSRDAQLRGY, from the exons ATGGAAACAATTGACAGGGCTTTGTTTGTCCCAGATGGTACCCCTGCTTATGTTGACAGTCCCATTGCAATAGGTTACAATGCCACCATTTCTGCTCCTCATATGCATGCAACTTGCCTGCAGTTGTTGGAGGAGAATTTGAAGTCTGGCATGCATGTCCTGGATGTTGGCTCAG GGACTGGGTACTTGACAGCATGCTTTGCTCTGATGGTTGGACCACAAGGTCGTGCTGTTGGTGTAGAACATATTCCAGAGCTGGCTGGTTCTTccataaagaatatcaagaaaaGCGCAGCAGCTCCATTGTTGAAAGAAGGTTCCCTCTCAATTCATGTTGGTG ATGGAAGACAAGGTTGGCCAGAGTTTGCTCCATATGATGCCATTCATGTTGGGGCAGCAGCGCCAGAAATCCCACAGCCACTTCTTGATCAGTTGAAACCTGGTGGCAGGATGGTGATTCCGGTTGGTAACATATTCCAGGATTTGAAGGTGATTGACAAGAATGAGGATGGTTCCATTAGTGTTCGTAGTGAAACTTCTGTCCGTTATGTCCCTTTAACAAGTAGAGATGCCCAATTGCGGGGTTATTAG